The following DNA comes from Bacteroidales bacterium.
TAACTCAATAGTTGGCGAATAAGAGCCAATCCTTCCTCCTCAGTCTCAGCAGTAAAGTGAGTAACACCCGATTTACTTGCGTGAACACTTGCACCACCTAAATCCTCTTGACTAACATCCTCTCCGGTAACAGTTTTAACAACCTTAGGACCAGTCAAGAACATATATGAAGTACCCTCCATCATAAGAGTAAAGTCAGTTAGAGCAGGAGAGTAAACAGCACCACCGGCACAAGGACCAAAAATTCCTGAAATTTGAGGAATAACTCCTGATGCTAAAATGTTACGTTGGAAAATCTCGGCATAACCAGCCAACGCATTAATACCCTCTTGAATACGAGCACCACCCGAGTCGTTAATACCAATACAAGGAGCACCCATTTTCATCGCTTGGTCCATAACCTTACAAATTTTCAAAGCCATAGTCTCTGACAATGAACCACCAAAAACAGTAAAGTCTTGAGCAAACACATAAACTAAGCGACCATCAATTGTTCCGCTACCGGTAACAACACCATCACCTAAGAAAGTCTTTTTATCTTGACCAAAGTTGGTACATCTGTGTTTAACAAACATATCCATCTCCTCAAAACTTCCCTCATCCAATAACATAGCAATACGCTCACGAGCGGTATATTTTCCTTTCTCGTGTTGTTTGGCGATAGCCTTTTCTCCACCGCCTAAACGTGCTTCGGCACGTAAGGCAATAAGTTCTTTAATCTTTTCAAGTTGAGTACTCATATAATATTAATTAAAAATGTACGAATAAAATTATTTATTAGGATCCTCGCAAAGTTCAGTTAAAACGCTGCAAGTTGATTTTGGATGCAAGAAAGCAATTTGTAATCCTTCAGCACCACCACGAGGGGCAGTATCAATTAAACGAATACCTTTCTCTGCAGCATCCGCTAAAGCCTCAGTAACACTATCAGTAGCAAAAGCAATGTGGTGAATACCTTCGCCTTTATTGGCAATAAACTTAGCAATAGTGCTATCCTCACTTGTTGGCTCTAATAACTCTATTTTAGTCTGTCCAACTTTAAAGAAAGCAGTTTTAACCTTTTGGTCAGCCACCTCTTCAATATTGTAACACTTTAAACCAAGAACTCCCTCATAGTAGGGTAAACAAGCCTCAATGCTTTTAACAGCAATACCAAGATGCTCGATGTGTGTTAAATTCATAATATTTAAAAATTTAAAGTAAATAACTCATTTATATAAAATCTGAGCAAATATACAAAATATAATCAAAAATATACAACCATTCCAATAAAAGTTTTAAATATAAAAAATACAACTTATACCTATAAAATACCTAATATGACATAAAAACTGACAAATAGTCATAAAAACTGACAAATATTACATGGCGTGTCCTGTTTTTTTGGTAGTAAAAGCATTTTTTTATAGTAAAAGGCGGGTAAAAGACCAACAAAAATGTTTGGCACGTTGTTTGAAGTAAATAAAGTGTAGGCCTAAATTTAGCCTAACAAAAAAATAAAGAATATTAATAACTTAATTTTACATAAGATGGGAAAAATTATTGGAATTGACCTAGGAACAACAAACTCATGTGTATCTGTAATGGAAGGTACAGAACCAGTTGTAATTTCAAACAGCGAAGGACACAGAACAACACCTTCAGTAGTAGCATTCATTGATGGCGGTGAGCGTAAAGTAGGAGACCCTGCAAAACGTCAAGCAATCACTAACCCTACACGTACAATCTTCTCAATCAAACGATTCATGGGAGAGATGTACGATCAAGTACAAGACGAGTTGAAACGCGTACCTTATAAAGTAGTAAAAAGCGGAAACAACACACCTCGTATTGATATCGACGGACGTTTATATTCACCACAAGAAATATCAGCAATGGTACTTCAAAAGATGAAAAAAACAGCCGAAGATTATCTTGGACAAGAAGTAACAGAGGCAGTAATCACAGTACCTGCATACTTTAACGATGCACAACGTCAAGCAACAAAAGAGGCAGGAGAGATTGCAGGATTAACAGTACGCCGTATTGTAAACGAGCCAACAGCAGCAGCATTGGCATACGGACTTGACAAGTCTGACAAAGATATGAAAATTGCTGTGTTTGACCTTGGAGGAGGAACATTCGATATCTCAATCCTTGAATTAGGTGACGGAGTATTTGAGGTGAAATCAACAAACG
Coding sequences within:
- the mce gene encoding methylmalonyl-CoA epimerase, whose translation is MNLTHIEHLGIAVKSIEACLPYYEGVLGLKCYNIEEVADQKVKTAFFKVGQTKIELLEPTSEDSTIAKFIANKGEGIHHIAFATDSVTEALADAAEKGIRLIDTAPRGGAEGLQIAFLHPKSTCSVLTELCEDPNK